From a single Raphanus sativus cultivar WK10039 chromosome 3, ASM80110v3, whole genome shotgun sequence genomic region:
- the LOC130509991 gene encoding uncharacterized protein LOC130509991 gives MIGFMIGFNGTVQGFFRSNRGLRQAFPKRVSSPIRYLGVSLCTKKLSLANCEPLIQQCIKIINSLCGAYLWKGTTEGNHSAKVSWETVTLSKQEGGLGIRDLVWWNKASSIKMVWLLFFRGGSIWVAWFIENILSGNLSNLWTLKEKQSHSSATKKILRVRDYVYSWIKIVPHNGRSSRFWSDNWSPFSNIRRYLELPPSTSLGIRPTTTLADLHRQDRWALPQPRSEAMLNIHVFLSSITLSEEPDEFVWSPLGTPLSSFSKGMIYNAIKHHEQKVAWSKIVWSSRSIPRHNFLTWLIVLNRSPTKDRMINWGLQSDPACGLCTGFAETRDHLYF, from the exons ATGATTGGCTTCATGATTGGCTTCAATGGTACAGTTCAAGGGTTCTTCAGAAGCAACAGAGGCCTTCGTCAGG CATTTCCAAAACGTGTTTCTTCTCCCATCCGCTACCTGGGAGTTTCGCTCTGCACAAAGAAACTATCTTTAGCCAACTGTGAGCCACTAATCCAAcag TGTATAAAGATCATTAATTCTCTATGTGGGGCGTACCTATGGAAAGGAACTACGGAGGGCAACCATTCGGCTAAAGTATCATGGGAGACGGTTACCTTGTCTAAACAGGAAGGGGGCCTAGGTATCAGAGACTTGGTTTGGTGGAACAAAGCCTCCTCGATTAAGATGGTATGGCTGCTATTCTTCAGAGGAGGCTCAATCTGGGTGGCGTGGTTCATAGAGAACATTCTCTCTGGAAATCTGAGCAATCTCTGGACCCTAAAAGAGAAACAATCACACTCTTCAGCAACTAAGAAGATTCTCAGGGTGCGTGACTATGTCTACAGCTGGATAAAGATTGTACCTCACAATGGAAGAAGCTCGAGGTTCTGGTCCGACAATTGGAGCCCCTTCAGTAACATCAGGCGCTACCTTGAACTACCTCCATCTACTAGTCTTGGTATCAGACCCACCACAACACTCGCGGACCTTCATCGGCAAGACCGATGGGCTCTGCCACAGCCTAGATCAGAGGCCATGCTGAACATCCATGTTTTCCTCTCATCTATTACTCTATCGGAGGAACCAGATGAGTTTGTCTGGTCACCGCTTGGAACACCGCTATCAAGCTTCTCTAAAGGAATGATCTACAACGCCATCAAACATCATGAGCAGAAGGTGGCCTGGAGCAAAATCGTCTGGTCTTCCAGAAGCATTCCTCGTCATAACTTCTTGACTTGGTTGATAGTACTCAATAGAAGCCCCACAAAAGATAGGATGATTAATTGGGGACTCCAATCGGATCCGGCTTGTGGCTTGTGCACTGGTTTTGCGGAGACAAGAGATCACCTCTATTTCTAA
- the LOC108847676 gene encoding mitogen-activated protein kinase 6 — MDGGSGQPAGDTEMSEASGGAARSQVPGIENIPATLSHGGKFIQYNIFGNIFEVTSKYKPPIMPIGKGAYGIVCSAMNSETNESVAIKKIANAFDNKIDAKRTLREIKLLRHMDHENIVAIRDIIPPPLRTSFNDVYIAYELMDTDLHQIIRSNQGLSEEHCQYFLYQILRGLKYIHSANVLHRDLKPSNLLLNANCDLKICDFGLARVNSESDFMTEYVVTRWYRAPELLLNSSDYTAAIDVWSVGCIFMELMDRKPLFPGRDHVHQLRLLMELIGTPSEQEVEFLNENAKRYMRQLPPYPRQSITDKFPLVNPLAIDLIEKMLTFDPRRRITVLDALAHPYLNSLHDISDEPECTIPFNFDFEQHALSEEQMKELIYREALAFNPEYQQ, encoded by the exons ATGGACGGTGGCTCAGGTCAACCGGCGGGTGATACCGAGATGTCGGAAGCTTCAGGCGGTGCGGCTCGATCTCAGGTGCCTGGGATAGAGAATATACCGGCGACTCTAAGCCACGGAGGGAAGTTTATACAGTATAACATATTCGGTAACATCTTCGAGGTCACCTCTAAATATAAACCTCCCATCATGCCTATTGGCAAAGGCGCTTATGGCATCGTTTG TTCTGCTATGAACTCTGAAACGAATGAAAGCGTTGCTATTAAGAAAATTGCAAACGCTTTTGATAATAAGATTGATGCTAAGAGGACTCTCCGTGAGATCAAGCTTCTTCGCCACATGGATCATGAAAAT ATTGTTGCAATCAGAGACATAATACCACCACCGCTAAGAACCTCTTTCAATGATGTTTACATCGCTTATGAGCTAATGGACACTGATCTCCATCAGATCATACGGTCTAACCAAGGCTTATCCGAAGAGCATTGCCAG TACTTCCTTTACCAGATCCTCCGTGGATTAAAGTACATTCACTCCGCAAATGTGCTTCACCGTGATTTGAAACCGAGCAACCTCCTCTTAAACGCAAACTGCGACTTAAAGATCTGCGATTTTGGCCTCGCTAGAGTCAATTCCGAGAGTGACTTCATGACTGAGTACGTTGTCACGAGGTGGTACCGTGCACCAGAGCTGCTTTTGAACTCTTCTGACTATACTGCTGCTATCGATGTTTGGTCTGTTGGTTGTATTTTCATGGAGTTAATGGACCGTAAGCCACTCTTTCCTGGTCGTGATCATGTTCACCAGCTTCGCTTGCTCATGGAG ctCATAGGAACACCATCAGAACAAGAGGTTGAGTTCTTGAACGAAAATGCAAAGCGATACATGAGACAACTTCCACCGTATCCTCGCCAATCCATCACTGATAAGTTCCCATTGGTGAATCCTTTAGCGATAGATCTTATCGAGAAGATGCTAACGTTTGATCCTAGACGGAGAATCACAG TTTTAGACGCGCTGGCCCATCCCTACTTGAATTCTCTGCACGACATCAGCGATGAGCCAGAGTGCACGATACCTTTCAACTTCGACTTTGAGCAGCACGCGCTCTCAGAGGAGCAGATGAAGGAGCTTATATACCGTGAAGCGCTCGCTTTCAATCCAGAGTATCAGCAATAG
- the LOC108847678 gene encoding uncharacterized protein LOC108847678 isoform X2, whose translation MSGFPGLSFLGPKGKNAVVAGGLTAFVFGVYFYTMKAVGGTDELQMAIDKFEDKKQVETNPKVPSNV comes from the coding sequence ATGTCAGGATTTCCAGGTTTGAGTTTTCTAGGCCCAAAAGGCAAGAACGCGGTTGTAGCGGGTGGCTTGACAGCTTTTGTTTTTGGAGTATATTTCTACACAATGAAGGCTGTTGGTGGCACGGACGAGCTTCAAATGGCTATAGACAAGTTTGAAGACAAGAAACAGGTCGAGACCAACCCCAAGGTTCCATCGAATGTCTGA
- the LOC108847678 gene encoding jacalin-related lectin 24-like isoform X1 — translation MIRAGSVGRKDTRERIEFDEHGEEFDVCGDNDWDEKGRTMISHIYVSFDSIIRSLQFGYTENEALTLSKKYGPSEGFNFKVVRLDQDEYVTGLSGSLGYHGGITSLIFHTNRGKHGPFANDDTNPRRAKIEVDPGIRDRCEFGGFFGSYCSGCITSIGIYVNPI, via the exons ATGATACGGGCAGGTTCGGTTGGTAGAAAAGATACACGTGAGCGCATTGAGTTTGACGAGCATGGTGAAGAATTTGACGTGTGTGGTGACAATGATTGGGACGAGAAGGGACGTACCATGATCTCTCACATATACGTGTCTTTTGATAGCATCATTAGATCTCTTCAGTTTGGCTACACAGAGAATGAAGCTCTAACCTTGTCTAAAAAGTATGGTCCCTCTGAAGGATTCAACTTCAAAGTT GTGAGACTTGATCAAGATGAGTATGTGACTGGATTAAGTGGATCACTAGGATATCATGGAGGAATCACAAGTTTGATATTTCACACTAACCGTGGGAAGCACGGGCCGTTTGCGAATGATGATACCAATCCACGTCGTGCCAAGATAGAAGTTGATCCGGGGATACGCGATCGATGTGAATTTGGTGGTTTCTTTGGTTCTTACTGTTCAGGCTGTATCACATCGATTGGTATTTACGTGAATCCCATTTAA